In Clostridia bacterium, the DNA window AGGGGGTTCTTAGTAACCGTAGAGCGAGTGAAGAAGGACAGGAAAGGAAAGGCAATAACGCGGGAGTTTATCTCCAAGGACCTGTACCCTGCTCGCCCCCGGGTAGTGCTGGTTGGCCCTTCGGGAGGCCTACCGAGAGACAGTTTTGCGGGGCTTGCTGACTAAGGCAAGTGACGTTTATAATGAATTTACAAGGGGCTCCAGACCGGAGGAAGAAAATTGACTATACGGCCAGCATTTATAACACCAGACTGGAAGCATCTTAACCCGGGAGCAAGAATTGCAAGCTTATTTATGATCTTGTTCATAGGTCTTGTAGCTGCTTTTTGGGGAGTGTGGACAAACAGTCTAGCTCCAGTCTCTACCAAAGATCAGGGGGTAACCATAATTACCATTTCCCCCGGTTCCAGCTTGAAGACAATAGCTGATTTGCTGGAACAGCGAGGTATTATTAAGAGTTCCTGGGCTTTCCAACTCCTAGGTAGAGTAAATGGCTGGGGCAGTAAATTGCAGGCTGGAACTTATGCTTTGAGCCCTTCAGAGGATACTACATCCATTCTTGGGAAGTTGGCGCAGGGAAAAGTGGCGCAGCGATCCTTTACTATTCCCGAAGGTCTTACTGTTGTACAAATTGCCGACCGACTTTCCCAGCAAGGCCTAATCAATCGGGACCGGTTTCTAGCAGAAGCAGCCAACGGAAAGTTTGACTTTCCTTATATAAACAACGCGATTTCAGGACCGGAGAGGCTAGAAGGTTATCTTTTTCCAGATACTTATACCATTCCTTTCAACGCGAATGAGCATGATATCATCCAGATTATGCTTGAAGAGTTCAAGGCGGTTTATGGGCCCAAAGAACAAAAGCGGACCCGGGAACTAGGCCTTACTCCCAACCAGGTAGTTACTATAGCTTCCCTGGTTGAAAAGGAGGCCAAGAATGATGCGGAGCGTTCCTTAATTGCTTCAGTTTTCTATAACCGGATGGCCAGGCATATGCCCCTTCAATCTTGTGCGACCATTCAATATATCCTCGGACACCCCAAGGAAGTACTTACTTATAAGGATTTGGCCATTCCTTCACCCTATAATACCTATCTTCATAATGGATTACCGCCTGGACCCATAGCTTGTCCTGGAAAGAAATCGTTGCTCGCTGCTCTCTATCCAGATAATAGCCCGTACCTGTACTTTGTGGCCCGAGGAGACGGCACTCACCATTTCAGTACTACCCTGAAGGAACATCTCCAAGCTAAAGCTGCGATCGAAGGGAAACAGGACTGACGTCTGCTTCTACTGGTTACACCTGAAACTGCTCAACAGCTTCTTGCAGTGCCGTTGATAAATTTGATAGGTTTTGAGCAGAAGCAGATAGCTGTTGGCTAGAAGCGGATTGTTCTTCGGTTAAAGCAGCCGCTTCTTCAGCTCCGGCAGCGGTTTCCTCGGAAACACTGGCTACGTTGGCCATCACATTGCCTACCTCCTCGGCGCGATGCATGAGTGTTTGAGAAGACTGGGCTATTCCCTGAGTATGGGTGGCGATGTTTCGAACTGAGTCTTCGATATGTTGAAAGGCTTGTTGGGTAGCTTTCAGCGATAATTCTTGAGCGGCTACTGCGCTTTCAGCTTTCGACATTTCTTCTTCAGCTTGTTTAACTGCTTCTTGAATCTCCGAGATAAGCTGGGCAATTTGATCGGTGGCGCCAGCGGATTCTTCGGCCAGTTTTCTCACCTCTTCTGCTACTACGGCGAAACCGCGACCCTGCTCGCCAGCTCTGGCAGCTTCGATAGCAGCATTCAAGGCTAGCAAGTTAGTCTGTTCGGCAATACTATCGATGACTTGAACGATTCCCCCGATAGCCATAGCCTTGCTGCTGAGAGAGGATATAGCCTCCCCGACATGGGTTGTGGCCTGCTGGTTGTCAGCCATACGTTCTACCTGGGCCGTGATTGTTTTTACTCCTTGATCCACCACTGTTAGTGCTTTCGAGGTCAAATTTGCGGATTCATCAGTTCGCTGAACTACCTCCTTCAAAGTAATCAACATCTCTTGCAGCATGTCGCTGCCTTTTTGGGTACTTTCGGCTTGGACTTGAGCTCCTTGGGATAGCTCATTAACTGTCCGGGCGATATCTCCGGCTGCTCTGCCTGTATCCTCGGCTGTCGCAGCTATTTGCTGCGCAGATGCAGCCACCGCACTAGCGCTTTCCTTAACCTGGAGTATTAGTTGCCGGATACTCTGAACCATTTGGTTAAAGCTGGCCGCCAGCGTACCAAGCTCGTCACGGCTTTTGACCTCAACGGTACGCGTAAAGTTACCTCGAGCTAGATCTTGAGAGGCCTCAGTTATTGCCCTTAACGGTCGAGTAATCGAATTAGCTGAAGAGGTGATTAGAATTATTAGAATGGCTAGTACGACCGCTGAAGTAAATATTACCCCTTGCTGTAATCCGGCCAATGGACTGTTGAGCTCCTTCAAGGGCACAGAAATACCGATTGACCAGCCGGTGATTGTCACTGGCGTATAAGTTAGCAATTGAGCAATGTTGTCGCTAGAGGTATATTGATCGCTACCAGTCTCCCCTTTGGTCATTTTCTCAGCTACAGCTCGCATGCTGGGGGTAATTGCCTCTAGATCATCGGTGAGCAGGTTGGTCATATACATTTTGGGATCTGGATGGGCTACTACGCGGCCGTCTTGGGTAAGTAGAAGTGCAAATCCAGTCTGTCCTATCTTAATGCCAGAAATAATCGAACTTAGATGGTCCAGCGGTATCGTTCCCCCCAAAACTCCGATGGTGGCCCCGGTTTCGTTCTTGACGGGACTGGTGATAGTAATTATGGCCTTGCCCGTGTTACGATTCAACACCGGGTCGGAGATAACAGTGCGACCCTCTTTGAAGCTCTTGGCAAAATAATCGGTATCCCCAATGTAGGCAATCGTGCCGCTGGTGTTAGTGCTCTGGCCGTAGGCATCGGCAAAGAAAAGCATTTCATAGTGAGTCATCTTTGCGCTTTCTGACTTAAGGTAAGACTGCATAAGAGCCCATTGACCGCTGCGGACTGGAGGGGTATTGGCTAGGAGTTCAATCTCTGACCGGTAACGCTCCAACTTTTCAGAAAGAATATTGCTCAATAACTTAGCCTGGTCTTGAGCTTGAGTACGTATATTAGTTCCGAGGACACTTCTTGCTTGAACCAAGGCAATTGAAGTTAGTACTATAAGTCCAATAGCCACGACAGTTAGGGTATTAGCTAGTAGTTTATTCCTTAGGCTCTTCAACTAAACTAACCTCCCTCTAAGGGATTTATTACCCACCTATAAATCGACCCTACAATAGTTAGATCGACACTTTGGGCCAAAACTTTTGTAACCCCCTATAATGTTCCGCCATATAGTATAAAGTGACTCTCTCAGGGAGGGTTCAAAGTGCTGGACTGGGAATGGCAAGAGGTTTCCTCCCCTTTGGAGTCCTTCATTGGTTACCTTGACAACCATGCGTTTCCTCAACCCCTATCTGAAGAGGAAGAAAGCCTCTATATTAGGCTATTCCTGGAGAGGGGAGATCCGGAAGCGCGCAATATCCTGATAGAGCACAATCTGCGGCTAGTTGCGCACATAACCAAAAAATTCGAAGCCTGCGGCGAGAGCATGGAAGATCTAATATCCATAGGCACCATCGGCCTGATCAAGGCCATCAATACTTATGATCAAACTCGGGGTACCAAGTTAGCAACCTATGCGTCCAGATGTATTGAGAATGAGATTCTCATGTACCTGCGGGCCAACAAGAAAACTAAAGGGGAAGTGTCTATCTATGATTCCATTGGCGTTGACAAGGAAGGTAACGAGATAACTTTGATTGATGTGCTAGGCACTGAGGGGGATGTGGTGGTAGAAACAGTTGAGAATTCATTAGATCGGAAACGGGTGCGAAACAAGCTCAAAAACTTGTCGAAACGTGAGCGGCGGGTTCTGGAGATGCGTTATGGATTGCTTGATAGTCGACGACACACACAAAAGGATGTGGCCAAAAATCTTGGAATCTCTCGCTCTTATGTAAGCAGGATCGAGAAGCGAGCGGTAAACCGGTTGCTCAAAGAGCTGGAAAAAGGCTGAGACAGATTAAGTTTATCTTCTGGCGAACCGAAGTTAGATATTGAGGATTCAGCCAACGAAGGAGCCCAAACCTTTCATGAGAGTACTAGAAGAGCTTGACCGCGCCCTGGTTACTTGGTTGCAACCATACCGGCTGGATTATATCCTATTTGCAGGTGGCCTGGGGATAACGTTTTATATGCTGGCAATTAAGGTCCAGTATTATCCCTTGAGTTTGATTCCATATATAGCCCTCCTAATTAGCGGGGTGGCGTATTTTTGGCCGTGGCTTGGCCCGTATGCATTTTTGTTGGCTTTGTTTCCTATAGCCTTGGCTATAAGTCCAGCTCTGGGCTTCGGAACTATAGTAGCAGCGGTCACCCTTTATTACCAGCACCTGAAAAAACCCGATTCGGTGGGACAAGCCTTTCGCTTCAATGATAGGGGCATTCCCAACTTTTTTCTGCTATTGGCAGTCTCTCCTTGGTTAGCTTCTCATGGCTGGGAAACGCTAATCCCTATCTTATCAGGGGTTCTATATCCAAAACTCAAGGGTAGTTTCCTGGCGTTTGGTGGTGGCTTATTTTTGGCTGGTGCTGCCGTGGTCTTTGGAAGCCACTATTTTTACTTACCGCCGCCAAGCCCCATGCCCTCTTTAGTTTTGCCACCCGCTGATGAAGTCAGGTTTTGGGGTTTGGCCAACTTTAGTTGGGACAGCCTCTTCGATTTTTATTACCAGACTTTATTGGGGCTGTTTTCACGGCAGGATTGGTTGTTATTAGCCAGCATATGGGGTATATCTGCTTACGGAGTTGGATACCTTGGCTCTTTAAAGGTTGGTAGACAGAGACTGGTGCAAACTGGCGTTGGCGTTTTGCTGGTGCTTTTGTTGCAGCACCAACTTCTCGCCTTGCCTTTTCCCAAGCCTTCCTCCCTGCTTGGAGCTATGGCTTTGGCCTATGTCCTCAGCTTGCTGTGGAGCGGAGAAGCTGGAAGCGGGACAGAGGGGGCTCTGGCGCCAGTACCAGTTGCCAACAATAAGCTGGGTTTGACAAGGGTAAGAACTGGCGAAACCAACGGAACTCCAGTGGGGTGGGATGATATTGTTGGTTATGACGATGTCAAACAAGAAATTAGGGATGCCATTAGCCTCCATTTCAATCCTTTAGCCTCGCAGGAATTCGTTGGAGCTCGCCCTATTCGAGGAATACTGCTTTTTGGGCCAGCAGGAGTGGGGAAAACCCTTTTTGCCCGAGCCATAGCCACGGAAAGCAAGGCTGCATTTATTGGAGTAAGCGGGCCAGAATTCTTCGATAAATGGTTTGGAGAAAGCGAATCCCGCCTGCGAAAGCTGTTCCTTGAGGCTAGGAGGCAACCAACTGTTCTGTTCTTTGATGAGATTGAGGCCTTTCTCCCCCAAAGGGGTCGGGATATGTATGACCACTATCACGTATTGGAGTCAATCGTAAGCACCTTCTTGGGGCAAATGGACGGACTGGGAAGCTTTGGAGAACAAGTATTGGTGGTTGGGGCTACCAATCACCCTGAGCACTTGGATTCAGCTGCCCTTAGACCGGGACGATTCGATAAAGTGATCTACATTCCGCCTCCCGACCGGCTTACCCGAGAGAAACTGTTTAGCAAATTTCTTGCCAATAAAAGGGTTGGAGCAGACGTTGATGTTTCCCGGTTAGCCGCGCTTACGGAAAGGTATACTGGAGCGGATGTGGAAGGAATTTGCAATAGCGCAGCCCTGGAGGCGAGAAACCATCCCATCAGCATGGGTTACTTAGAAGCCCTTATCTCGCAGACTAAACCCTCGGTGTCGTTGGCTATGTTGAAACATTATGAGGCTATGCGGGAAAAGTTTCAAAGGCGAAGCAGAATAACTGCCCAAAAGAGGTCGGAAGACCAGCCTGATTACACTTGGGAGGACGTTAGTGGTCTGGATGAAGCCAAAAGGGTAATTGAGAAAACTATCCTGCTTCCATTGGCTCACCCTGAAATTCTCCAAACTTACAGGGTGCGACCGCCTCGGGGCGTACTATTCTTCGGCCCGCCTGGGTGCGGCAAGACATTGTTAGCCAAGGTAATTGCTTCAAAGGTGGGAGCCAAATTCTACCCGGTACAGGGCCCGGAGCTTTTGAGGGGTGTATTCGGAGAATCGGAACGGGCCATCAGGGACCTTTTTACCCGGGCTAAGGAGAATGCGCCAGCCATCATTTTCTTTGATGAGGTTGATGCTTTAGGTAACGCCAGAGACCATGGGGCGGGTAGCGCATTAGTAAACCAATTGCTGGCTGAGATGGACGGTATGGAAGAGCTCAACCAAGTAATAGTGCTGGCAGCGACTAATCGCCTCGAGAGCTTGGACCGGGCTTTGCTTAGGCCCGGTCGGTTTGACCGGTTGGTTTTTGTGGGTCCACCAAACGAACAAGCCCGGGCTGACTTATTTAGGAAAAAATTGTCTGGCATACCAGGATCAGATCAGCTTGATTTTTCGCAGTTAGCGGCAGAGACGGAAGGTTATTCTGGCGCAGATATTGAGTATATCTGCAGCGCGGTTGCCCTGTCTAAGGCTGAGGAGGCGGTTGAAAAGAAACAGGTAGTAGCCATTACCACTGAAGATATGCTGAAACAGATTAGTATAACTCCTTCATCCCTCAGAGAGATTGACCTTGAAGCTTACTGGGAGCTGGCCCAAGCTCAAAGGCTCTAGTAAGAATAGGCTCTAGCGTGCTATAATCAAGTGAGTATCGGCCGGACAGCATATACAGCGACTATTTGGAGGCTACTATGTGGGAGATTCTAATACCAGATCTCTACGTCAAGGGAATAACGAACATACCTTTAAATCAGCTTCTAGGCTGGGGTACCAAGGGTCTGATAGTTGACTTCGATAACACCGTCACCGAATGGAACGCAACTATGGTGAGCGCTGAAGTAGGCAACTGGATCAAGGCAGTAAGGGAATTGGGGATAATGATGTGCCTTACCTCTAACAACCGAGGGCCGCACATTGAAACTATAGCTTCCCAATTAGGGGTTGCGGCAGTGACAGGTGCAGGGAAACCCCGGCGGGGAGGTTTACGGCGGGCTTTAGCGATTTTAGGCACTACCCCAGCGGAGACAGTAGTAATTGGCGATCAGATTTTTACCGATGTCCTTGCCGGTCACCGGATGGGAATGAGAGTCATTTTAGTACAACCGCTGAGCCGGAGGGAGTTTCTTGGCACCCGGCTAATGCGAGTGGGAGAGCGGCTACTGTTAAAAAGGCTGGCTCTCAAGGAGGACTGGTAGGTGAAACGTCCGGTGGTTTTGATCGGCTTTCCGGTGGGCCACAGCCTTTCGGAAAGAATGCAAAATGCGGCTTTTAAGCACCTTGGTTTGGACCTATACTATTATGCAGCCGAAATCAGACCGGAGGAATTGCCAGAAGCAATCCGCGGCCTGTCTAAACTGGGTTTTGCAGGAGCAAACGTCACTATTCCTTACAAAGAACAAGTCTTACCGTTTCTAGACCATTTAGATCAATCGGGATACGAAGCGCAAGCAGTTAATACGGTGGTGTGTCGGGACGGTAAATTATGGGGCTACAATACCGACGGGGAAGGATTTATTCGCTCGCTAGCTGAGGAAGGTATCGTTCCTCGCGGCAAAGTTTTTTGCCTCATTGGTGCTGGCGGTGCTGCTCGCGGTGTGGCTCAAGCCCTAGTGCGGCAAGGAGCCGCTTGCATCGATTTTATCAATCGGACGCCAAAACGGGCTGTTAGGCTGATAGAGGATATATTGCGTAGCGCTGAAAAAGCTGGTTCTGTTTTGACAACTGAGCTTAAGGCGTTGCCATTGTGTAGGGAAAGCTTCGAAGCTGCCCTTTCCCGAGCCCAGGTTTTGGTTAACTGCTCGCCGGTGGGGATGTACCCCCGGGTTTTCGATTCGCCGCTACCTTATCCAGAGCTGTTACGGCCCAGTTTGGTGGTTTACGACTTAGTTTACAATCCTTACCAGACAGCCTTGCTGCGGGAGGCTGCCTCTCGTGGCTGTCAGACTATCTCCGGCCTAGGTATGCTGGTATATCAAGGGGCAGCAGCTTTTAGCCTCTGGACCGGTATGTCTGCGCCGGTGGAAATTATGTGGGCGGCAGCCAAGTCCAGTATTACGGGTGAGAGATAATGGCATGGCCGGGCTTGCGTTTTGTTACCGGCGGGGAGTCTCATGGTCCGCAGTTAACAGCGGTCGTCGATGGGTTTCCAGCTGGGCTGAGCGTGAATCGAGATGAGATAGACTATCAGTTAGCGCGACGACAGCAGGGGTACGGCCGTGGGGGCCGTATGGCGATTGAACGAGACCGAGTATCGATTGCAGGCGGGGTTCGGAGAGGGAAGACTACCGGCGCGCCGGTTGTTCTAGTAATTGAAAACCGTGACTGGGTGAATTGGGAAAGGTATATGCAAAGTAGCCCTGACGTTGATGAGAGCAGGGCAGTTAGGGTGCCTCGGCCTGGCCATGCCGATTTGCCTGGGGCCATAAAGTATGGCCATTACGATATCCGGGATGTACTAGAGAGATCCAGTGCTAGGGAGACAGCGGCAAGGACTGCAGTAGGTGCCTTAGCTCGTATCCTTCTCAGTGCTGTTGGCATTACGATTAGCGGCAAAGTACTACAAATTGGTCCTATGAAGTTCAAAGGCGGTATTCAGTCGGATGATACTGACGAAGAGCTTGCCAGATTAGTTGATGAAGTCAGGTTACGAGGCGATACCTTAGGAGGAATTTTCGAAGTTAGTGCCTCAGGAGTTCCGGTCGGCCTAGGCAGCTACTCGCAATGGGATCGGCGCTTGGACGGTAGGTTGGCTGGTGCCATCATGAGCATTCCTGGCATTAAAGGTGTGGAGATTGGCATGGGCTTTGAGGCTGCAGGCAAGTATGGTTCGGAAGTACATGATCCCATTTACTACCACCCAGCCCAAGGCTTCTACCGACAGACCAATGGCGCTGGCGGCATAGAAGGTGGCGTGACTAATGGCCAGCCGGTGGTAATCCGAGCAGCTATGAAGCCTATTCCCACCCTCCTTTCGCCATTGCCTAGCGTTGACCTTATTACCAAAGAGGTTAAGGGGGCCTCAGTGGAACGATCTGACGTATGTGCAATTTTTGCAGCCGAAGTAGTTGGGGAAGCGGTGCTGGCTTGGGAACTAGCTTCTGCTCTTCTAGAGAAATTTGGCGGAGATAGTTTGGCTGAGCTAGAAACAAGAGTAGAACAGTGGCGAGAGTATGTCCAGCAATTCTAAAGCCAATCTGATTCTTGTTGGTTTTATGGGCACTGGAAAGACTACTATTGGGCGTAAGCTGGGTCAGACCTTAGGCCGTCGATTTGTCGATACCGACGCAGAAATTGAAGCAGCGACAGGGCTTAGCATATCAGAAATTTTCCGCCGTTACGGCGAGAGGTACTTTCGGGCCATCGAAAAACTAGCAATCAAAAGGATAGTTGGGATGGGCAACTTGGTCATTGCCACTGGAGGTGGGGCAGTTACCGACAGCGAGGTCCGATTGTTGCTTAGTAAGGCAGGAATGGTATTCTGGCTTACCGCTCGCCCAGAAGTGATTCTTAAGCGAACGCAAACAAACCGAGATCGGCCTTTGCTNNNNNNNNNNCGATTTCATACGATTTTTTGTTTTTTATGATTATGCCATTTTTCGCCGGCCTTTGCTGCGGGGCAAGGCTTTGCCTGCGATTATTGATTTGATGCGCGACCGCGAAGTGTATTACCGATTTGCTGATTATACAATTGATACCTCCGATCTTAGTGTTAATCAAGTGGTAGAGGAGGTACTGAAGAGGTGGAAGGAAGCTGGCGAATAAACAGACTACGGAACGGGATTTATTTGTAAAGCTTGGGAGTCGATCTTACCCTATAACCGTGACTCTAGGAGCCCTAAATTCCATACCTGAAGCTGTGGGCGGTTTAACCAATGCCAAGAAGTGTATGTTAATAAGTAACCCTACCGTTATGGAGCTCTATGGGAACCGATTAACCCACAGTCTGGTAGCCGAGGGATGGGAAGTCATATCAGGGATCGTCGATGACGATGAAAAAGCCAAGAGCCTCGACTCTATCTGCAAGCTGTGGGATTTAGCCGCCCAGCACCATTTCGAACGCTGGACTCCTTTTTTGGCCTTGGGCGGTGGAGTAGTGGGGGATATAGCTGGGTTCGCGGCTGCGACTTATAAACGTGGGGTTCCGTTGATTCAAATACCTACGACTCTCCTGGCCCAAGTGGACAGCGCCATTGGCGGCAAAAATGGGATTAACCATGCCCTGGGCAAGAACCTGATCGGAACGTTTTACCAACCCAAGGCAGTCGTGATAGACCCGATCACTCTTAAAACTTTGCCCCGGCGAGAACTTGTTTGTGGAATGGCAGAGGTTATTAAGTATGGTGTGATTGACGACGTTGTCCTGTTTACCTTCGTAGAGAAACAGTTAGAGCGGATTTTGGATGTCGATCTGGACATTATTGAGGAGGCTATTAAGCAGTCGGTTGCCGTCAAGTGTAAGATTGTATCTCTGGACGAGACGGAGGTAGGGCTGCGCGCAGTTTTGAACTTTGGACATACGGTGGGACATGCGTTGGAAAGCGTAACCGGCTATAAGCTTTTTCACCATGGCGAAGCAGTTGCGATTGGAATGGCGGAGGAAAGCAGGATGGCAGTCCGCATGGGGGTTTTTTCAGCCAGTGAGGCCGAAAGGTTAATTGCGCTTCTCCAACGAGCCGGCTTGCCAACCTCGATACCCAAGAACATCTCCTTGGATAGTTTATTGCCGGCCCTCCAGCAAGACAAAAAGAACCGAGAAGGCAAAGTATCTGTGGTTATGCCGAAGCAACTGGGGGAAGTATCTGTTTACCAAATAGACGGCCGGGAAGCCCTGAGACTGCTAGCTTAGGTGGGGTAAAGGTGGTTGTTAACGACGAAGTAGTGGACATTGATGTTTTGTTGGAAGGTAAAATGGGTTCGGTTCCAGCAGTCAGCTTTTTCAACCAGATATTGCTCCAAGCCATAGAGCGAAGGGCTAGCGACATCCACATTGAGCCGCGAGAGCATGATGCTGCAGTACGCTTAAGGGTGGACGGTGTTCTTCAGCCCTATCTACCGATCGAAAAGGAAGTGATGAGTGCCTTAGTCTCTAGAATAAAAGTATTGGCGCACATGGACATTGCTGAAAAACGCTTACCTCAAGATGGCAGGATACAGGTTCGTGGTCATGGTAGTGATATCGACCTTCGGGTTTCGTGTATGCCAACTGTTTTTGGCGAGAAGATTGTGCTTAGGCTTTTGGACCGCAATGCAAGGTTATTTAGTCTTGCCCAGCTGGGATTTGATAACCAGACATTAGAACTTTACCGCCACCTGTTTAACCTTCCCCACGGCATGGTTATAGTAGCTGGGCCTACTGGAAGCGGGAAAACTACCACCTTGTACGCAACCTTGCGAGAGATCGATGTAGTTCATAGGAACGTTGTCACTATCGAGGATCCTGTAGAATATGTCATGGATGGAGTGAGCCAAGTCTGGGTCAATTACAAAACTGGACTAGATTTTCCTACTGCTCTGCGAGGGATTCTTCGCCAAGACCCAGATGTTATAATGGTTGGCGAAATCCGGGACCCTGAGACAGCTGACATAGCGGTTCAGGCCGCCATTACTGGCCACCTAATTCTTAGTACGATTCATACCAACGATGCCGCTAGCGCTGTGGTTAGGTTGATGGACATGGGGATAGAGCCCTTTCGCATTGCTTCTGCATTAAACGGGGTAATGGCACAACGCTTAGTCCGTAAGCTTTGTGGCTGCCGAGAGATGGTAGGACAAGCATATAAAGCTAACGGTTGTCCTAAATGTTACTACTCAGGCTATATGGGAAGAACCGCCATTTCCGAAATTATGGCTGTCGGTCCTGAGGTCAAGGAGCTGATACTCAAAAGAAGGCCGAGCCAGGAAATTAAAGAGGTTGCTGTTGCTCAGGGGATGGTTGACCTGTGGGCGGACGGCCTCAAAAAAGTTGCTGGAGGCATAACTTCGGCGGAGGAGCTGGTCCGGGTTATTCCTGCCACTTAATAACCGCTGAGGAGATGGTAGCTCCATGGTTATTGCTGAAGTTCTCAAGCTGGCAGTCGAGAAAAGAGCTTCTGACATACACCTTACGCCTGGGGTGCCTCCCGTATATAGGATTGATGGCCAGTTGGTGCTTGAACGAGGCTTTCCTCAGGTGCTTCCTTCAATCACAGAACGCATTGCTCAAGAAATCATTCCTGCCAACCAAATCGCTAAGTTTTATGAGCATGGGGAGGTTGATTTTGCTTATTCTTTGCCAGGGGTAGGCAGGTTCCGAGTGAATGCCTATCGGCAGCGGGGGAGCGTAGCTCTGGCCATGCGTTTGGTTAACTCCCGAATCCCTACCTTATCTGAGCTGGGTATGCCAGCTATTGTAAGCGACTTGGCGCGG includes these proteins:
- the mltG gene encoding endolytic transglycosylase MltG; this encodes MILFIGLVAAFWGVWTNSLAPVSTKDQGVTIITISPGSSLKTIADLLEQRGIIKSSWAFQLLGRVNGWGSKLQAGTYALSPSEDTTSILGKLAQGKVAQRSFTIPEGLTVVQIADRLSQQGLINRDRFLAEAANGKFDFPYINNAISGPERLEGYLFPDTYTIPFNANEHDIIQIMLEEFKAVYGPKEQKRTRELGLTPNQVVTIASLVEKEAKNDAERSLIASVFYNRMARHMPLQSCATIQYILGHPKEVLTYKDLAIPSPYNTYLHNGLPPGPIACPGKKSLLAALYPDNSPYLYFVARGDGTHHFSTTLKEHLQAKAAIEGKQD
- a CDS encoding methyl-accepting chemotaxis protein gives rise to the protein MKSLRNKLLANTLTVVAIGLIVLTSIALVQARSVLGTNIRTQAQDQAKLLSNILSEKLERYRSEIELLANTPPVRSGQWALMQSYLKSESAKMTHYEMLFFADAYGQSTNTSGTIAYIGDTDYFAKSFKEGRTVISDPVLNRNTGKAIITITSPVKNETGATIGVLGGTIPLDHLSSIISGIKIGQTGFALLLTQDGRVVAHPDPKMYMTNLLTDDLEAITPSMRAVAEKMTKGETGSDQYTSSDNIAQLLTYTPVTITGWSIGISVPLKELNSPLAGLQQGVIFTSAVVLAILIILITSSANSITRPLRAITEASQDLARGNFTRTVEVKSRDELGTLAASFNQMVQSIRQLILQVKESASAVAASAQQIAATAEDTGRAAGDIARTVNELSQGAQVQAESTQKGSDMLQEMLITLKEVVQRTDESANLTSKALTVVDQGVKTITAQVERMADNQQATTHVGEAISSLSSKAMAIGGIVQVIDSIAEQTNLLALNAAIEAARAGEQGRGFAVVAEEVRKLAEESAGATDQIAQLISEIQEAVKQAEEEMSKAESAVAAQELSLKATQQAFQHIEDSVRNIATHTQGIAQSSQTLMHRAEEVGNVMANVASVSEETAAGAEEAAALTEEQSASSQQLSASAQNLSNLSTALQEAVEQFQV
- the sigK gene encoding RNA polymerase sporulation sigma factor SigK; this encodes MLDWEWQEVSSPLESFIGYLDNHAFPQPLSEEEESLYIRLFLERGDPEARNILIEHNLRLVAHITKKFEACGESMEDLISIGTIGLIKAINTYDQTRGTKLATYASRCIENEILMYLRANKKTKGEVSIYDSIGVDKEGNEITLIDVLGTEGDVVVETVENSLDRKRVRNKLKNLSKRERRVLEMRYGLLDSRRHTQKDVAKNLGISRSYVSRIEKRAVNRLLKELEKG
- a CDS encoding AAA family ATPase, producing the protein MRVLEELDRALVTWLQPYRLDYILFAGGLGITFYMLAIKVQYYPLSLIPYIALLISGVAYFWPWLGPYAFLLALFPIALAISPALGFGTIVAAVTLYYQHLKKPDSVGQAFRFNDRGIPNFFLLLAVSPWLASHGWETLIPILSGVLYPKLKGSFLAFGGGLFLAGAAVVFGSHYFYLPPPSPMPSLVLPPADEVRFWGLANFSWDSLFDFYYQTLLGLFSRQDWLLLASIWGISAYGVGYLGSLKVGRQRLVQTGVGVLLVLLLQHQLLALPFPKPSSLLGAMALAYVLSLLWSGEAGSGTEGALAPVPVANNKLGLTRVRTGETNGTPVGWDDIVGYDDVKQEIRDAISLHFNPLASQEFVGARPIRGILLFGPAGVGKTLFARAIATESKAAFIGVSGPEFFDKWFGESESRLRKLFLEARRQPTVLFFDEIEAFLPQRGRDMYDHYHVLESIVSTFLGQMDGLGSFGEQVLVVGATNHPEHLDSAALRPGRFDKVIYIPPPDRLTREKLFSKFLANKRVGADVDVSRLAALTERYTGADVEGICNSAALEARNHPISMGYLEALISQTKPSVSLAMLKHYEAMREKFQRRSRITAQKRSEDQPDYTWEDVSGLDEAKRVIEKTILLPLAHPEILQTYRVRPPRGVLFFGPPGCGKTLLAKVIASKVGAKFYPVQGPELLRGVFGESERAIRDLFTRAKENAPAIIFFDEVDALGNARDHGAGSALVNQLLAEMDGMEELNQVIVLAATNRLESLDRALLRPGRFDRLVFVGPPNEQARADLFRKKLSGIPGSDQLDFSQLAAETEGYSGADIEYICSAVALSKAEEAVEKKQVVAITTEDMLKQISITPSSLREIDLEAYWELAQAQRL
- a CDS encoding YqeG family HAD IIIA-type phosphatase, which translates into the protein MWEILIPDLYVKGITNIPLNQLLGWGTKGLIVDFDNTVTEWNATMVSAEVGNWIKAVRELGIMMCLTSNNRGPHIETIASQLGVAAVTGAGKPRRGGLRRALAILGTTPAETVVIGDQIFTDVLAGHRMGMRVILVQPLSRREFLGTRLMRVGERLLLKRLALKEDW
- the aroE gene encoding shikimate dehydrogenase yields the protein MQNAAFKHLGLDLYYYAAEIRPEELPEAIRGLSKLGFAGANVTIPYKEQVLPFLDHLDQSGYEAQAVNTVVCRDGKLWGYNTDGEGFIRSLAEEGIVPRGKVFCLIGAGGAARGVAQALVRQGAACIDFINRTPKRAVRLIEDILRSAEKAGSVLTTELKALPLCRESFEAALSRAQVLVNCSPVGMYPRVFDSPLPYPELLRPSLVVYDLVYNPYQTALLREAASRGCQTISGLGMLVYQGAAAFSLWTGMSAPVEIMWAAAKSSITGER
- the aroC gene encoding chorismate synthase, translating into MAWPGLRFVTGGESHGPQLTAVVDGFPAGLSVNRDEIDYQLARRQQGYGRGGRMAIERDRVSIAGGVRRGKTTGAPVVLVIENRDWVNWERYMQSSPDVDESRAVRVPRPGHADLPGAIKYGHYDIRDVLERSSARETAARTAVGALARILLSAVGITISGKVLQIGPMKFKGGIQSDDTDEELARLVDEVRLRGDTLGGIFEVSASGVPVGLGSYSQWDRRLDGRLAGAIMSIPGIKGVEIGMGFEAAGKYGSEVHDPIYYHPAQGFYRQTNGAGGIEGGVTNGQPVVIRAAMKPIPTLLSPLPSVDLITKEVKGASVERSDVCAIFAAEVVGEAVLAWELASALLEKFGGDSLAELETRVEQWREYVQQF